A DNA window from Impatiens glandulifera chromosome 7, dImpGla2.1, whole genome shotgun sequence contains the following coding sequences:
- the LOC124944794 gene encoding protein HOTHEAD produces MAMKVKLFFICGIYLFLSSFTSCQGKESWEEQYPFIRSASSFSPPPSSSASSSVGSNVGGKAYDYIVVGGGTAGCPLAATLSRNFSVLLLERGGVPFDNQNVSYLKNFHISLADISPKSASQIFLSTDGVFNVRARVLGGATCINAGFYTRASSRYIRKARWDAKLVNESYPWIEKQIIRWPDLAPWQRTVRDSLVEIGVSPFNGFTYDHVYGTKVGGTIFEQNGFRHTAAELLSSANPKNLEVLVHATVQKIVFDTNGRKPRAAGVIFKDENGNQHEVYLSKRKGSEIIVSSGAIGSPQLLLLSGIGPKAHLRKMNITVVLENKFVGEGMADNPMNAVFVPTNGTVKQSLIQTVGITKKGVYIEASSGFGESPDSIQNCHHGIMSSEIGQLSTVPPKLRTKELMAKYIKAKKELPYEVFKGGFILEKIAKPISTGHLILLNKNIDDNPSVTFNYFSHPRDLRRCVDGVRIMEKVVMSNHFKSYGECDKMTVDKLLNMSVHANVNLIPKHTNDTESLEQFCKDTVITIWHYHGGCHVGKVVNADYRVIGVHRLRVVDGSTYSESPGTNPQATVMMMGRYMGVKILRERLGKGAGL; encoded by the exons ATGGCTATGAAAGTGAAGCTCTTTTTCATTTGTGGAATCTATCTCTTCCTTTCATCATTCACTTCATGTCAAG GTAAAGAGAGTTGGGAAGAACAATACCCATTTATCAGATCAGCAAGTTCTTTCTCGCCGCCTCCATCTTCATCAGCATCGTCATCGGTCGGATCCAATGTCGGTGGGAAGGCGTACGATTACATTGTGGTTGGAGGTGGAACAGCGGGTTGCCCACTTGCGGCCACTCTATCTAGGAATTTCAGTGTGTTATTGCTTGAGAGAGGAGGAGTACCTTTTGATAATCAAAACGTTTCATATTTGAAGAATTTTCACATTTCTTTAGCAGACATTTCGCCTAAATCTGCTTCTCAGATATTTCTTTCTACTGATGGCGTCTTCAATGTTAGAGCCCGTGTTTTGGGTGGTGCCACTTGCATCAATGCTGGATTCTATACTAGAGCAAGCTCAAG GTATATTAGGAAGGCAAGATGGGATGCAAAACTAGTGAATGAATCATACCCATGGATCGAGAAGCAAATTATACGTTGGCCAGATCTTGCGCCATGGCAAAGAACTGTGAGGGATAGCCTTGTGGAAATCGGGGTCTCACCTTTCAATGGATTCACTTATGATCATGTTTATGGGACCAAAGTTGGTGGAACCATCTTTGAACAGAATGGTTTTCGTCACACAGCTGCAGAGTTACTCTCGTCTGCAAATCCCAAAAATCTCGAAGTTTTGGTTCATGCCACTGTTCAAAAGATTGTATTTGACACAAATG GGAGAAAACCAAGGGCAGCAGGAGTTATATTTAAGGATGAAAATGGAAACCAACACGAAGTGTATCTTTCAAAGAGGAAGGGGAGCGAGATTATAGTATCGAGTGGTGCGATTGGAAGCCCACAACTGCTTCTATTAAGTGGGATTGGACCGAAGGCTCACCTTAGAAAGATGAACATTACTGTTGTTCTTGAAAACAAGTTTGTTGGGGAAGGAATGGCTGACAATCCTATGAATGCTGTCTTTGTTCCCACTAATGGAACTGTGAAACAATCTTTGATTCAGACAGTCGGGATTACTAAGAAAGGTGTTTATATCGAGGCTAGTAGCGGGTTTGGGGAATCTCCGGATAGTATCCAGAATTGTCATCATGGAATCATGTCATCTGAG ATTGGGCAACTATCAACAGTCCCACCAAAATTGAGAACAAAAGAATTGATGGCGAAATATATCAAAGCAAAGAAAGAGCTACCATACGAAGTGTTCAAAGGAGGTTTCATTCTCGAGAAGATAGCCAAGCCCATCTCAACCGGACATCTCATCTTGCTCAATAAGAACATCGATGATAATCCATCAGTCACATTCAATTACTTCAGCCATCCCCGCGATCTCCGTCGATGTGTGGATGGAGTCAGAATAATGGAGAAAGTGGTGATGTCTAATCACTTTAAAAGTTATGGGGAGTGCGATAAAATGACAGTTGATAAGCTTCTTAACATGAGTGTTCATGCTAATGTCAATCTTATCCCTAAGCATACGAACGATACTGAATCGCTCGAACAGTTTTGTAAAGATACTGTCATCACGATTTGGCATTATCATGGCGGTTGTCATGTGGGAAAGGTGGTGAATGCGGATTATAGGGTTATTGGAGTTCATAGGCTTCGGGTTGTGGATGGATCGACTTATAGTGAATCTCCCGGGACTAATCCTCAAGCAACAGTGATGATGATGGGAAG GTATATGGGAGTGAAGATTCTAAGAGAGAGGCTGGGAAAAGGAGCTGG